The stretch of DNA GTTTACAGCTATCAACAGATCGCCAGGGAATTTGGAGTTCATTTCACCACGGTGGGACGGATCGTGCGTGAGTCGATGAGACCGGACAGGCGGAACTGATCGGTGAAAATTGAATGTGCTACGATGCTAGACCTGACCCCAGTCTGCAATCTACGGGCTTTCCGCCCAGCGGACGATGAAGTACCCGCCGGCGGAGAGAAGGGCGCCGTTTGCCAGCAGCCCGGCAGCCACTTCCGTGCTTTCCCCAGCGAAAGCGAGCGCGCCGAGCCCGAACGAGACGCCGAGCGCCACAAAAGCCAGGCCGAAGTAACGCATCTCTTCCCTCCCTCCGCCGTATTCGACCGTGGTCTCAGCATGAAGGGTGCCAGAGAGCGCGCGGTCAACGGAAGGAGCGTAAAAGAGCTTTACGCCGCAACGCCGGATACCGGATATGGGCGGAAGGAACAAAATCGGATTGCGTTCGAGGTTCGAAGTCCGAGGTGAAGACCCGCGACCGAAGATGGAGGGCGGGAAGTGCTCCCGGTCCTCGTCTGCCGCGCAGCGGCCGCAACGGCTTAAACGGTTTCAGCGGAAGCGAAGCGATCATCGGGAGCGATGCGATTTTCGTAGCGGCCCCAAGGACGAAATCCCTCCCTGGGCCTTGACCCGCTTCTGGTGCATGCGCGTGCTCGCCTCGAGAATCGCGGGCAGGGGCAGGAGCTCGTGCTGCAGGCGGCGGCCCATGGTCTCGTACTCGACCTCGATCACGGGCTCGACCCTGGCGTTGCACACGCGCAGGAGATGGCCGCTTCGGTGATCGATATAGCTTCCCACGGCCCGGAGGATCTCCGGCAGGCTGCCGAAGTCGACCGGGCTGGAGCCCATTCTCCGGCGGGCGCGTCCTTCGGCCTCGAGCCTTTCGAGGTCGGCTACCGAATAGCTCAGGCGGACGATCCTGGCATATGGCGGGCGAGGATCGCCGCACTCCAAGCGAAACTCGCAGGCGTAGCTCTTGAGGTCGAAGACGACGATTTCCTGCCTTTCGAGCGCCTGGCCGATGCAGCGAAGAGCGCCGCCGTAGCCGTAAACGTACGGCATAGCCGCCTCCCGGCGTTGGTCTCTTCGGTTCCGGTAAGCGTCTGGAGAACGACGAGCGCCCACGGCTCACGCAATAACGAGGCCAGACTCTGGACCCACGAATCCGCGGCGGCTCCGGCGTTGCAGTTGTCCTCGATTGAAGGAAAAGCCCGACACGGCAGTCGGTTAAATCCCTGCAGGAGATTCCCTGCGGAGCAACGGAGAAAAAAATTCTTCGAAATACTTGACATATAAAATGTTTGAATATAAAAGTTCGGCCATAAAAGAATCGATTCCCGCCGTCTCCGAAGTTCGCTGAGTCTTAACGATGATCTTCAGAGTGTCCGTCCGCCTGCGGTTGCTCTCGTCGCGCGCGGCGAGCGTTGCCTGTGAGGCGGCTTGCCTGTTGGCTGTCGGCTGCCTGCCCGCGTTCGCGCAGTCAATGCGGCCGGAGCCGAAGGAATGGGAACGCATCGTCGAAGCGGCGCGCGCCGAGGGGAAAGTCGTGGTTTCGATCCCTGCGAGCGCCGAGTTGCGCAAGCGAGTCGAGGAAGTTTTCGAAAAGCGCTACGGCGTCGGCATCGAGCTGCTGACCGCTCGCGGCGGCGCTGCCGTCCGGCGGATGGCGGAAGAGTTCAAGGCCGGAGTGCGCCATTTCGACGTGCACATCGGCGGTTCGTCCTCTGCGGTGAGCGGCCTTCTGGAAGCGGGGATTCTGGATCCGATCGAGCCATGGCTCGTGCTGCCGGAGGTCAAAGATCCGAAACAGTGGTGGGGCGGGCACATGTGGGTCGACCGCGCGAAACGGTACATCTACAGCTTTCAGGCCTATCTGACCGAGAGCATCTGGTACAACACCGAGCTGGCGAAGCCGGATCGGCTCCGGTCGTATGACGATTTTCTGAACCCCGCCTGGAAAGGAAA from Candidatus Zixiibacteriota bacterium encodes:
- a CDS encoding extracellular solute-binding protein, whose protein sequence is MIFRVSVRLRLLSSRAASVACEAACLLAVGCLPAFAQSMRPEPKEWERIVEAARAEGKVVVSIPASAELRKRVEEVFEKRYGVGIELLTARGGAAVRRMAEEFKAGVRHFDVHIGGSSSAVSGLLEAGILDPIEPWLVLPEVKDPKQWWGGHMWVDRAKRYIYSFQAYLTESIWYNTELAKPDRLRSYDDFLNPAWKGKIGFLDPRTPGAGDSNWSFIWSVKGEEYLKKLAGQELLLQRDQRLLAETLAKGKTAVVIGLTYYTYLPYVKAAQPIKPLPQLKEGTYGTGGSGNLTIIKNPPHPNATRVFVNWLLGREGQDLFSRALGQATRRLDVDTRWLRETGVIPAKDHLSVKDYLKLENQSEEKLDTVREPALKVAQKLLR